The following is a genomic window from Saprospiraceae bacterium.
TTTCCGGGGATTCTTGGTAATATAGCATTGCATACATCTTCAAAATAATCGCAGTTGGAAAGTTTTATATTCTCAAGAAATTCATTCAATGCTTTTTCAGCAATTACTGCATCCGGTTTTGCACCGCCTTTGGTATATTCTGAAATTAAATCCCAATTATCTGGCTTTTTAATTGAGTAAGGCGTATTTTGGGTATCTAATTTTTTCCAAGGCCAAAAAGAAAAACCAATGTTGTTCGCTTCAAATAATTGTGTTGTTGCCCAATAAATTGCATTCCCTTTTTCGCCAGTTTCTCCTACCCATATTGGCGTGTTAAGTTCATCTCTCTTTTTTAAATATTCATCTATGCTATTCAAATTATCGGGTCTGCCCCAACAGTAATAATGAAACTGGTAAAAAGTATTTCTATCGAATGGTTTATCAAAAAGTGACCAATCGTTTGACCAATCAAACCCTTCAAGTGTAATCATATGCCTCTGATCAATTTTGCGTATTTCAGAAGTGATTCGTTGATAGAGTGGGACTAGTAAATGCTTGTATTTATCTGCCGCACCAGATCCTTTTGGTAAAGGTTCATTCAGTAAATCATAAGCAGCAACAGCAGGTTCGTCTTTATATCGCTGTACAATTTTAATCCATAGATCAACCAACTGATCCTGATACTTTTTTTCAATAAAAAGTTCGGGTAAATTATTCGGGCTATCATCAATATTAGCACCTGTTTGTCCTCCCGGCGCTCCGTGCATGTCAATTATTACATATATTCCATATTTTTTGCACCATGAAATCAAGTTATCCATTAAAAGAAATCCTTCTTCAACGTAAATGGGATTTTCTCCTTCTGTTAAAAATAGTCTGGAGTTTAATGCGGGTCGTACTGAATTAAATCCCAAATCGGCAATTCGCTTTATGTCATCTTCTGTGATATAATTGTTCCTGTACACTTTCCAGAACTCTCCAGCCTTCTCTTTGCCAATCAATTCTGCAATTACTTTTTCAATTGTGCGTGGACGGTCACCAAGTTTTCCAAACTTCCACATGTATCCTTCAGGTAAAAGCCAGTTTCCCAATCCAACTCCCTTTAAGAAGACTTTCTTACCGGATTCATTCACAATATTCTGACCAGCTGTGTGTAAAAAACTTATACCCTTTCCCTGTTTTTTTTGGGTGAAAGTAATAATGCTGGTGAGCATTATTAAAAACAGGATTACTACTTTTCTCATCTCTTAATTTTTTATTTGTAGAGGTAACCAAACTCTCATTTCGCCATCTGTTTGACTGGCTTCTGCAAAGGGTACTAAAACAATTTTTTCATTACTATTTAATATATTTACTGAATAGGCTTGCTTACCTACCCAATTAGCTGGCAATAGTTTAGATTCATTTGCCAGACTGGGATTGTCAATTGATATTCCTTCTTTTAAACTCGAAAAAAGATCATTTACAACAGCAGAATTTAAACTTCCATCTAAAGCCAAAACTTGAGGTCCACGCTGAAAGGCAATCTGGTTGGGATAATTTTTTCCTCCCTGGATGGTTGTAGCCGGCATATCAAAACTGATCATCACTTTCTCACCGGGTTTCCAATTTTTTGTTATCGTTATAAATTGATTGGCTATACCCCTATAAATTTTATCTCCAGCTTTAGCAGTATAATTAGTACACCACTCAGGCACTCTCAATGCTACAGCGAAACTGGCTAGCTTTGATCCTGTAACAGATAAAACAAGGTTTCCGCTTTCAGGAAAATTTCCTTCTAACGTAAAAGCAACATCAATAATTTTTTTATCAGAAGTCAGTATCTTATCTTTATATATTGCCGGTTCATAAAATAAAACAGTTGGTACTTTATTCATATTTCCGAAAGTGAACTTGGGAACTAATGCAATGCCTCTTGGTACACTGGACTGGCAACAGGTTATGTGGCAAGTGTAGGGTTTTTTATTCATCAATGGTGTGTAGTAACTCACACAACCGGTTTGTGGATTTTCGGCAGCGAGCAAATGATTATACACTGTTCTTTCCAATTCGTTCAGATATTTAATATCACCGGTAGTTTCAAATAAATTTTGATTAAGCTGTACCCAGGTGGTTGTAACGCATCCCTCACCCATATTATCTTTAATGCCTGCAGGTAAGTATTTATCTTCCTGAAAATATTCATGGGAACTGGAAGTACCTGTGATGTATAATTGATTGGTCACAACATCCTGCCAGGCTAATTCGGTAGCTTTCAGAAATTTTTTATCACCGGTTATTTGATAGAGTTTAATCAATCCAACGTAGTTGGAGAGCATTTCGTACGACTTATTATTACCTACTTTATTAACTTTTCCCGTTGCAAGGATTGTACTGATAACTTTTGGGCCGTTATCCTGATCCCATGCATCTAAAATATAATAACAAAAATCCAGATACTTTTTATCAGCTGTGTATTTATATAAATCGACCATTGCGTCTAATACACTGGTGGCCGCCATGCCCATATGTGTCCCCGCTTCTATAATATCCATTTGGTCGGGATTATTTCCAAATGTTCTGCATAATAGATTTCCCATTTTTTGACATGACTCCAAAGCCGGCTTATAACCCGTTGCAGCATAATAAGCAAGTAATCCATGAAGGTTATATTTGTGGCTCCATACATCCCAGCTGGTCCAGTATTGATCTGGTGTGTAAGTACCTAAATAGCCATCTTCCTTTTGAGTATTGATCAATTGATACATTAACCTGTCCATTTGCTTTTTTAAATCCCGGTTACCAGTAAGTTTCCATACATTACAAGCAGTCTCCAAATACTTCCCAACATGCTCACCAGCCCAAGGGTGAATACCTGGCCGGTCCAAATATGAACCTATTAAACCAAATTCATCAACTTTTAACAACCTTTGAGTAAGATTTTTGTCAAATCTGGTTCCTAAGAAACCATTGAATCTTTCATTTTGAAAAGTAACTGTGTTGTAATTATTTTGAATTTTATTTTTTACTAACGGTTTTACTTCTTTCAGAACAGGAATTTCAATATGATTGGCAGCAATAAAAAACTGTTCCTTTTTGGTGAAGAGTGAGCTGTTGTTGTCATTAATCTGATAACCGACATTAAATACATTTTCGGTTGCAGATTTGAAATTTGCGAAAGTCACTTCTGTTTCCGCTCCTGATTTTGCCGGTAGGTTTACATTTTTTGTTTCTGTAAACAAAACTTTTTTATTTGCCTTGTCGGCTATCCAGTATTTCACTGTTCCGCTAAAAGTATTGTCGGTTTTGTTTGTAAACGTAATTTTTGCACTGAAACTGTTTTTAGCAGTTTCCATGAAACTATGGCTCACCGAAACTTCGTCAATCCAGCCCAGTGGTTCAATAGTGTAAGGACCTTCCCACATACCCATTCCACCAATCAGATTATAAATCCTAACGGCAATTACATTTTCTTTGTCCCATTTTACCATGTTTTCGGGTATGGTATAGACTCTTTGTTCTCCCCATTTGGTA
Proteins encoded in this region:
- a CDS encoding cellulase family glycosylhydrolase, which encodes MRKVVILFLIMLTSIITFTQKKQGKGISFLHTAGQNIVNESGKKVFLKGVGLGNWLLPEGYMWKFGKLGDRPRTIEKVIAELIGKEKAGEFWKVYRNNYITEDDIKRIADLGFNSVRPALNSRLFLTEGENPIYVEEGFLLMDNLISWCKKYGIYVIIDMHGAPGGQTGANIDDSPNNLPELFIEKKYQDQLVDLWIKIVQRYKDEPAVAAYDLLNEPLPKGSGAADKYKHLLVPLYQRITSEIRKIDQRHMITLEGFDWSNDWSLFDKPFDRNTFYQFHYYCWGRPDNLNSIDEYLKKRDELNTPIWVGETGEKGNAIYWATTQLFEANNIGFSFWPWKKLDTQNTPYSIKKPDNWDLISEYTKGGAKPDAVIAEKALNEFLENIKLSNCDYFEDVCNAILPRIPGKIEAENYGHDGFNQSYFVKDTATKSQHYRKNEPVKINLDSKDKEQFWSEQSIELQQSEWVVYNFECLDKKKHQLTIRASVAEVPANLIIEINSKKVIVNVLSEDFLEQTVGSYKLNKGNNKIKILIKSGMLKLDWLRFD
- a CDS encoding glycoside hydrolase family 127 protein, whose translation is MKLIKTAVLLLISLNCFSQSISLPKESKLKFGDNPEWANPTFNDSEWQTQIFPNSFKDVKYDSSYCWYRIKLTIPSTMKTNNGKGLKLKLGKIDDVDQTYFNGKLIGETGSLPPNYVTKWGEQRVYTIPENMVKWDKENVIAVRIYNLIGGMGMWEGPYTIEPLGWIDEVSVSHSFMETAKNSFSAKITFTNKTDNTFSGTVKYWIADKANKKVLFTETKNVNLPAKSGAETEVTFANFKSATENVFNVGYQINDNNSSLFTKKEQFFIAANHIEIPVLKEVKPLVKNKIQNNYNTVTFQNERFNGFLGTRFDKNLTQRLLKVDEFGLIGSYLDRPGIHPWAGEHVGKYLETACNVWKLTGNRDLKKQMDRLMYQLINTQKEDGYLGTYTPDQYWTSWDVWSHKYNLHGLLAYYAATGYKPALESCQKMGNLLCRTFGNNPDQMDIIEAGTHMGMAATSVLDAMVDLYKYTADKKYLDFCYYILDAWDQDNGPKVISTILATGKVNKVGNNKSYEMLSNYVGLIKLYQITGDKKFLKATELAWQDVVTNQLYITGTSSSHEYFQEDKYLPAGIKDNMGEGCVTTTWVQLNQNLFETTGDIKYLNELERTVYNHLLAAENPQTGCVSYYTPLMNKKPYTCHITCCQSSVPRGIALVPKFTFGNMNKVPTVLFYEPAIYKDKILTSDKKIIDVAFTLEGNFPESGNLVLSVTGSKLASFAVALRVPEWCTNYTAKAGDKIYRGIANQFITITKNWKPGEKVMISFDMPATTIQGGKNYPNQIAFQRGPQVLALDGSLNSAVVNDLFSSLKEGISIDNPSLANESKLLPANWVGKQAYSVNILNSNEKIVLVPFAEASQTDGEMRVWLPLQIKN